The following are from one region of the Eulemur rufifrons isolate Redbay chromosome 17, OSU_ERuf_1, whole genome shotgun sequence genome:
- the KGD4 gene encoding alpha-ketoglutarate dehydrogenase component 4: protein MMGSKMASASRVVQVVKPHTPLIRFPDRRDNPKPNVSEALRSAGLPSHSSAISQHSKGSKSPDLLMYQGPPDTAEIIKTLPQKYRRKLVSQEEIEFIQRGGPE, encoded by the exons ATGATGGGCAGCAAGATGGCGTCTGCCAGCAGGGTCGTCCAG gTAGTCAAGCCACACACTCCTTTAATAAGATTTCCTGACAGAAGAGACAATCCTAAACCCAATG tatcaGAAGCTTTGAGATCAGCAGGGCTACCATCTCACTCTTCTGCAATTTCCCAGCATTCTAAGGGAAGTAAATCACCAGATTTGCTGATGTATCAGGGTCCACCAGACActgcagaaataataaaaacattgccTCAGAAATATAGAAGGAAACTTGTGTCTcaagaagaaattgaatttatccAA cgTGGAGGTCCAGAGTAA